CCCCATGCGAACCCAATACCATCGCATTTACCTGCTTCTGACTAACACCAAGTTCTTCCGCAATGAAGGAACACATCCTCGCACTGTCCAGACAACCTGCCATTCCCATTATCTTTGCAGGAGGATGATTTAATAAATGAAAAGCCAATTGCACCATTATATCCAGAGGATTGGTTATAACAATTACAATGGCTTCGGGAGCCAATCGCTTTATGTAATCACATATATTAGCAATAATCTTTCCATTCTTTTCCAACAAATCAAGGCGACTCATACCCGGTTTTCGCGGGAAACCTGCGGAAATAACAATAACATCCGCATCCTTCATATCCGAAAAATCATTACTACCTTTTATCGAAACGCTATATCCACGGACTATACCAGCCTGCATTAAATCTAACGCTTTCCCCTGAGGCAATCCTTCTACAATATCCAATAACAACACATCACCCAACTCCATCTCTGCACAATACTGAGCAAAAGTAGCTCCAACATTTCCTGCCCCAATAGATACAATTTTAGGTCGGCTAAATTTACTATGAAACATAATCTACTCCTTATTACTTTTTAATGAAAAGAAATTAAAAATTGTCTATCGTTTTTCCGGGAAAAAATGCACCTCTACCATAGCACACAAAGCATGCCATATAGGCTGATGCCCTTCCTGAATTACTTTGGTGCTATTGCCGGGTGTCTTAATACAAACATGACTATATTGAGCCATAAGTCCACCAGAAGGACCTGTCAACCCAATAACTATGCCATTATTTGCTCTTGCTATACTGATGGCATATAAACAATTTTTGGCATTGCCCGATGTAGAGATGGCAAGCAAAACATCCCCCGATTTTATCAACACACTCAATTCCTGTGCAAAAGCAATATCACGCAATGGGCAATCATTTTCAATGGCTGTTTTCAAGGCACTGTTCATCCCTAATGGAATGGCTCGTAATCCCGCTTCAAGATATTTTCCGAGTTCCTCTCCGGCGAATTCATGGGTTAATTTCTCCAAAACCGATTTATCTATAGGTCGTTTCCGTTCAAAACTTTTAACCAATTCCCCTGCAATATGCAGAGCATCTGCATAAGAGCCACCATTGCCACAGGTAAACAAAGTGCCACCCTTAGAAAAACAATTGACCAGAATTTCATGTGTCCTTAAAATGTCATCGGCACATATTTTGAGGTCGGGTCGGCGACTTAATAAATCATCAAAAATTTCCTGTTCAAGTGGAGATAAATACATATAAAAAATCCTTATATTTGTGGACAGAATTGAAAAACGACATAATTATAACAATTCAGAGAATGAAAAAGGGAAATCCATAAAGTTTCAACTATTTATAAACTCTTTCAGGATTGTCACAAGTTTTAATAAAAGCAAGTGAAGTTGACAAAAAGAAA
This genomic interval from Candidatus Hydrogenedens sp. contains the following:
- a CDS encoding SIS domain-containing protein, whose amino-acid sequence is MYLSPLEQEIFDDLLSRRPDLKICADDILRTHEILVNCFSKGGTLFTCGNGGSYADALHIAGELVKSFERKRPIDKSVLEKLTHEFAGEELGKYLEAGLRAIPLGMNSALKTAIENDCPLRDIAFAQELSVLIKSGDVLLAISTSGNAKNCLYAISIARANNGIVIGLTGPSGGLMAQYSHVCIKTPGNSTKVIQEGHQPIWHALCAMVEVHFFPEKR
- the mdh gene encoding malate dehydrogenase, yielding MFHSKFSRPKIVSIGAGNVGATFAQYCAEMELGDVLLLDIVEGLPQGKALDLMQAGIVRGYSVSIKGSNDFSDMKDADVIVISAGFPRKPGMSRLDLLEKNGKIIANICDYIKRLAPEAIVIVITNPLDIMVQLAFHLLNHPPAKIMGMAGCLDSARMCSFIAEELGVSQKQVNAMVLGSHGDLMVPIPEYTTVDGISVKELISSERLEQIVDRTRKGGAEIVSLLKTGSAYYAPAASSARMVQAILKDEKALLPCAVYTQGEYSISGVFVGLPCILGAKGVEKIVEIPLSDENKIALMKSVEEVKQGIQSLKELGFAVY